A single region of the Cricetulus griseus strain 17A/GY unplaced genomic scaffold, alternate assembly CriGri-PICRH-1.0 unplaced_scaffold_1, whole genome shotgun sequence genome encodes:
- the LOC113838279 gene encoding LOW QUALITY PROTEIN: polypyrimidine tract-binding protein 1-like (The sequence of the model RefSeq protein was modified relative to this genomic sequence to represent the inferred CDS: deleted 2 bases in 1 codon; substituted 1 base at 1 genomic stop codon), translating to MSSSTSAANGNDSKKFKGDNRSTGVPSRVIHVRSLPSDVTEGEVISLGLPFGKVTNLLMLKGKNQAFIEMNTEEAANTMVNYYTSVAPVLRGQPIYLQFSNHKELKTDSSPNHARAQAALQAVNSVQSGNGLAASAAAVDVGMAMAGQSPVLRIIVENLFYPVTLDVLHQIFSKFGTVLKIITFTKNNRFQALLQYADPVSAQHAMLSLDGQNIYKAWCTLCIDFSKLTSLYVKYNNDKSRDYTRPDLPSGDSQPSLDQTMAAAFGLSVPNVHGALAPLAIPSAASAAAAGRIAIPGLAGAGNSVLLVSNLNPERVTPQSLFILFGVYGDVLWVKILFNNKENALVQMADGSQAQRAMRHLNAHKLHGKSLHIILSKHQSVQLPREGQEDQGLTKEYGSSPLYRFKKPGSKNFQNIFPPSPTLHFSNIPPSVSEDDLKNIFSSKGGVVKGFKFFQKDRKMALIXMGSVEEAVQALIELHNHDLGENQHLRVSFSKSTI from the exons ATGAGCAGCTCCACTTCTGCAGCCAATGGAAATGACAGCAAGAAGTTTAAAGGTGACAACAGGAGCACAGGGGTCCCTTCCAGAGTCATCCATGTCCGTTCACTGCCCAGTGATGTCACTGAGGGCGAGGTTATCTCTCTGGGGCTGCCCTTTGGGAAGGTCACCAACCTCCTTATGCTGAAGGGGAAAAACCAGGCCTTCATTGAAATGAACACAGAGGAGGCTGCCAACACTATGGTCAACTACTATACGTCAGTGGCACCCGTGCTGCGTGGACAGCCCATCTATCTCCAGTTCTCCAACCACAAGGAGCTCAAAACTGACAGCTCACCCAACCATGCACGTGCCCAGGCAGCCCTGCAGGCTGTGAACTCTGTGCAGTCCGGAAAC GGCTTGGCAGCCTCTGCCGCTGCCGTGGATGTAGGGATGGCAATGGCAGGCCAGAGCCCAGTGCTCAGGATCATTGTTGAAAACCTCTTCTACCCAGTGACTCTGGATGTTCTGCACCAGATCTTCTCTAAGTTTGGCACAGTTCTGAAGATCATTACGTTTACCAAGAATAACCGGTTCCAGGCACTGCTGCAGTATGCCGACCCTGTGAGCGCCCAACATGCCATGCTGTCGCTGGATGGCCAGAACATCTACAAAGCCTGGTGCACATTGTGCATTGACTTCTCCAAGCTCACTAGTCTTTATGTCAAGTACAACAATGACAAGAGCAGGGACTACACTCGCCCCGACTTGCCCTCTGGGGACAGCCAGCCTTCGCTGGACCAGACCATGGCTGCAGCCTTTGGCCTCTCTGTTCCTAATGTCCACGGAGCGTTGGCCCCCCTGGCCATACCTTCTGCTGCTTCGGCTGCTGCAGCTGGCCGCATTGCCATTCCAGGCCTGGCAGGTGCCGGAAATTCCGTCCTTCTGGTCAGCAATCTGAACCCTGAGAGAGTCACACCCCAAAGCCTCTTTATTCTCTTCGGAGTCTATGGTGACGTGCTGTGGGTGAAGATTCTgttcaacaacaaagaaaatgcacTTGTCCAGATGGCGGATGGTAGTCAGGCCCAGCGGGCCATGAGACACCTGAATGCACACAAGCTACACGGGAAGTCATTGCACATCATACTGTCGAAGCATCAGAGTGTGCAGCTGCCTCGGGAGGGACAGGAGGACCAGGGCCTCACCAAGGAATATGGTAGCTCACCACTGTACCGCTTCAAGAAGCCGGGCTCCAAGAACTTCCAGAATATCTTCCCGCCCTCACCTACTCTCCACTTCTCCAATATCCCGCCCTCTGTGTCAGAAGACGACCTCAAGAACATCTTCTCCAGCAAGGGTGGTGTGGTCAAAGGCTTCAAGTTCTTCCAGAAGGACCGAAAGATGGCCCTGATCTAGATGGGCTCTGTGGAGGAGGCCGTGCAGGCGCTAATTGAACTGCACAACCATGACCTGGGCGAGAACCAACACCTGCGTGTGTCCTTCTCCAAGTCCACCATCTAG